From the genome of Desulfobaculum xiamenense, one region includes:
- a CDS encoding DNA internalization-related competence protein ComEC/Rec2 → MDAYGQDARGAAPTVPGLVPWQVLFLALTFGLFAPRQPLAAACALALLVAFSDFPRRMVFRAFPLLIGFGVGWFLASAAMPHIPTDIPTWMLERETVRVTGRVAGTESCPGRMLRVLVDDASVVRAGGEVVPVPGRFLWNWQYPAQRPAPGAVVSVTTRVRPARGYLNPGGWDTAFHWARQGVFWRGWSSGSKGNPEVTARDDGLRARLARAVAFGGDGGSDVGQGRAVLAALLTGDRFHISQETTDLLRRASLSHSLALSGMHVGFAAGIGVGLAWLAGWLAPSILLRVPRPKLAVLCAAPFVAGYVWLGGASPSLVRAGIMFAAWGVLLFAGRERVLLDGLFLALALILGVSPLSAYDLGLQMSACAVAGIAVFGSPLWCVVEKACERVARGAAGLRPVRHGDGYGRRSLIERILRGVCGILIMSVCANLALLPLMAWNFGVIPLGLHLNLLWLPLLGLVVIPLGLCGLVLFLLPGLADVAQVVFGAAAWLLDCGLGVLSRLDAVGAMPELAVLRPLWPQTLGYALACVAVVFAVNRLSRRAMAAALAGLVLLVAPSLVQGVADSHERVALVLYDTGQSQALCVECPGGRRVLVDAGGGMPGFDIGRAVVGPALSLGRAPRVDLAVLSHPDTDHYRGFTHLLKLFDIGTFVDSGIWPHGEEVAGLRALVREAGVPERIVRAGERLDLGPDLWLDVLYPDERRKAGGNNASLVLRLVWKGRGLALLPGDVEIPAIGGLLAGGADVRCDVLVLPHHGSRSSFSPELYDRVAPKLAMASAGFMNYRRYPNAEVREALAQRKVPLMTVADCGRIRVVWDGADSPPRVERAVYAAGR, encoded by the coding sequence ATGGACGCATACGGGCAGGACGCGCGAGGCGCAGCGCCGACCGTGCCGGGGCTTGTGCCGTGGCAGGTGCTCTTCCTCGCGTTGACGTTCGGACTCTTCGCCCCCCGCCAGCCGCTGGCCGCTGCGTGCGCGCTGGCGCTCCTCGTTGCCTTTTCCGATTTCCCCCGGCGGATGGTCTTCCGCGCTTTTCCTCTCCTTATCGGCTTCGGCGTCGGCTGGTTTCTGGCCAGCGCCGCAATGCCGCACATCCCCACCGATATCCCCACATGGATGCTCGAACGCGAGACCGTCCGCGTGACGGGCCGCGTGGCCGGAACCGAGTCCTGCCCCGGCCGGATGCTGCGCGTGCTCGTTGACGATGCCAGCGTGGTTCGTGCTGGCGGCGAGGTCGTGCCCGTTCCCGGACGCTTCCTGTGGAACTGGCAGTATCCGGCGCAACGCCCCGCACCGGGGGCTGTGGTCTCCGTAACCACGCGCGTGCGCCCGGCAAGGGGCTACCTCAACCCCGGCGGGTGGGACACCGCCTTCCACTGGGCGCGTCAGGGCGTGTTCTGGCGCGGCTGGAGCAGCGGGAGCAAGGGGAATCCGGAGGTCACGGCGCGCGACGACGGGCTTCGGGCGCGGCTGGCGCGGGCGGTTGCCTTCGGCGGTGACGGCGGGAGTGACGTCGGGCAGGGGCGCGCCGTGCTGGCCGCACTGCTCACCGGCGATCGTTTCCACATATCGCAGGAGACGACGGACCTTCTGCGTCGGGCCTCGCTTTCGCACAGCCTTGCGCTGTCGGGCATGCATGTGGGCTTTGCCGCCGGAATCGGCGTGGGATTGGCGTGGCTTGCGGGTTGGCTTGCCCCGTCCATTCTGCTGCGCGTGCCGCGCCCGAAGCTCGCCGTACTGTGCGCCGCGCCCTTCGTGGCCGGGTACGTGTGGCTCGGCGGCGCGTCGCCAAGCCTTGTGCGCGCGGGCATCATGTTCGCGGCCTGGGGCGTACTGCTCTTTGCCGGGCGCGAGCGCGTGCTGCTCGACGGTCTGTTTCTCGCCCTCGCGCTCATTCTGGGCGTAAGTCCTCTGTCCGCATACGATCTCGGCCTACAGATGTCGGCCTGCGCCGTCGCGGGCATCGCCGTGTTCGGGTCGCCCCTGTGGTGCGTCGTCGAGAAGGCGTGCGAACGCGTGGCGCGCGGCGCGGCGGGGCTGCGGCCCGTCCGGCATGGCGACGGCTACGGCAGGCGGAGCCTTATCGAACGCATCCTGCGCGGGGTGTGTGGCATCCTGATCATGAGCGTGTGCGCCAATCTCGCGCTGTTGCCGCTCATGGCGTGGAATTTTGGGGTGATTCCGCTGGGGTTGCACCTGAATCTTTTGTGGCTACCGCTTCTGGGACTGGTGGTTATACCGCTTGGGCTGTGCGGGCTGGTTCTTTTTCTGCTGCCGGGGCTGGCCGACGTGGCGCAGGTTGTGTTTGGCGCGGCGGCGTGGCTGCTGGACTGCGGCCTTGGGGTGCTCTCGCGGCTCGACGCTGTGGGTGCCATGCCGGAGCTGGCCGTGCTGCGCCCGCTGTGGCCGCAGACCCTCGGCTATGCGCTGGCCTGCGTCGCGGTGGTCTTTGCAGTGAATCGGCTGTCGCGCAGAGCCATGGCCGCCGCGCTGGCGGGGCTGGTCCTGCTCGTTGCGCCGTCACTGGTTCAAGGTGTTGCGGACTCCCACGAGCGTGTGGCCCTTGTGCTCTACGATACGGGGCAGAGTCAGGCGCTGTGCGTGGAATGTCCGGGCGGACGGCGTGTGCTGGTGGACGCCGGAGGCGGCATGCCCGGTTTCGACATCGGGCGGGCGGTGGTCGGTCCGGCCTTGAGCCTTGGGCGTGCGCCGCGCGTTGATCTCGCGGTTTTGAGCCATCCTGATACGGATCACTACCGGGGCTTTACGCACCTGCTGAAGCTCTTCGACATCGGAACATTCGTGGATAGCGGCATCTGGCCCCATGGCGAGGAGGTCGCGGGCCTGCGGGCACTGGTGCGCGAGGCCGGGGTGCCGGAGCGCATCGTGCGCGCCGGAGAGCGTCTCGACCTCGGGCCGGACCTGTGGCTCGACGTGCTGTATCCGGACGAGCGTCGCAAGGCCGGGGGCAACAACGCCTCGCTTGTGCTGCGGCTGGTGTGGAAGGGGCGTGGGCTGGCGCTTTTGCCGGGGGATGTGGAGATTCCAGCCATCGGCGGGCTACTGGCGGGTGGGGCGGACGTACGTTGCGATGTGCTGGTCCTGCCGCATCACGGCAGCCGGAGTAGCTTTTCGCCGGAACTTTATGACCGCGTCGCGCCGAAGCTGGCCATGGCCTCGGCGGGATTCATGAACTATCGCCGCTATCCGAACGCCGAGGTGCGCGAGGCGCTGGCGCAACGCAAGGTGCCGCTTATGACGGTGGCGGACTGTGGGCGGATTCGCGTGGTGTGGGACGGGGCGGATTCTCCGCCGCGCGTGGAGCGGGCAGTCTATGCGGCGGGAAGGTAG
- the lpxB gene encoding lipid-A-disaccharide synthase, translating into MEKRGIGKTIWISAGEASGDMHGALLLAALRERGVASGLGGMRFTGMGGPAMEAAGFDKAFDIGELSLMGLTEVLAHLPRILGLMRRMYRRMRVERPAAVVCIDSPDFNFFVVRMARRLGIPVFYYICPQVWAWRTGRVNFLREKVERVLCILPFEKPFLARHGLEADYVGHPLTDQIPLAELDAMSPEPGRVLILPGSRRKEIGSLYDEFIAAARLMREARPELTFAVVRAPGVARETLAAHLPDDFPVELLEPEARYREMRRAEAIIAASGTVTLETALVGTPTVVAYRLSPMTFAVGRMIVDVPFISLPNLILGEEVFPELLQEDACARVVAERTLAMLEPERGRAVRGSLARLRELVGEPGAPERAASIILERLRGAASGA; encoded by the coding sequence ATGGAAAAACGCGGTATTGGAAAGACGATCTGGATCAGCGCTGGCGAGGCATCGGGCGACATGCACGGTGCGCTTCTGCTTGCGGCCCTGCGGGAACGCGGCGTGGCCTCGGGCCTTGGGGGCATGCGCTTCACCGGCATGGGTGGCCCGGCCATGGAGGCCGCAGGCTTCGACAAGGCCTTCGACATCGGCGAGCTGTCCCTCATGGGGCTGACCGAGGTGCTGGCGCATCTGCCGCGCATCCTCGGCCTCATGCGCCGCATGTATCGCCGCATGCGCGTCGAGCGCCCGGCGGCGGTGGTCTGCATCGATTCGCCGGATTTCAATTTCTTCGTGGTGCGCATGGCGCGGCGGCTGGGAATCCCGGTCTTCTACTACATCTGTCCGCAGGTGTGGGCGTGGCGCACGGGGCGGGTGAACTTCCTGCGCGAGAAGGTCGAGCGCGTGCTGTGCATTCTGCCCTTCGAAAAGCCATTCCTCGCCCGGCACGGCTTGGAGGCCGACTATGTTGGCCATCCGCTCACGGATCAGATTCCCCTTGCGGAGCTTGACGCCATGTCGCCGGAGCCGGGCCGTGTGCTCATCCTGCCTGGCAGCCGCCGCAAGGAGATCGGCTCTCTGTACGACGAATTTATCGCCGCCGCACGGCTCATGCGCGAGGCCCGGCCGGAGCTGACCTTTGCGGTGGTGCGCGCGCCCGGCGTTGCGCGCGAGACGCTCGCGGCGCACCTGCCTGACGATTTCCCCGTGGAACTTCTCGAACCGGAAGCGCGCTACCGCGAGATGCGCCGCGCCGAGGCGATCATTGCCGCATCGGGCACGGTGACCCTTGAAACCGCGCTGGTGGGCACGCCCACGGTGGTGGCCTATCGCCTGTCGCCCATGACCTTCGCCGTGGGGCGGATGATCGTCGATGTGCCGTTCATCAGCCTGCCCAATCTCATCCTTGGCGAAGAGGTCTTCCCTGAACTGTTGCAGGAGGACGCTTGCGCGCGCGTGGTGGCCGAGCGGACCCTCGCCATGCTCGAACCAGAGCGGGGCCGGGCCGTTCGCGGCAGTCTGGCGCGGTTGCGTGAGCTGGTGGGAGAACCGGGCGCGCCGGAGCGGGCCGCGTCCATCATTCTTGAACGCCTGCGCGGGGCGGCCTCGGGCGCGTAA
- a CDS encoding Gfo/Idh/MocA family protein, producing the protein MSKKTMRVGVIGLGWMGKIHLRVYSEMADVEVVGVMDTDEKTLAEVRERFGVKTYSDLDELLAQPLDAVSVCVPTVYHLPVGLKVMEKDIPLLIEKPLAASAAEGRQLIEKAQEKGLPLMVGHIERFNQAVRRVKELVEGEDVISINIERVGPYPPRIQDVGVIKDLGSHDIDLIRFITGSEYEKVFAVTSSTMGKHEDSALITAQMTNGVLAQINTNWVTPYKSRCISVATKTKYIRANLVTQEVKEYSKFEGYDAHYMVREWPVMFREPVPLELRAFLDALREGHELPITGRDGLYVLETIERVLDAPAAK; encoded by the coding sequence ATGAGCAAGAAGACCATGCGTGTCGGCGTTATCGGTCTCGGATGGATGGGCAAGATCCATCTCCGGGTCTACTCCGAGATGGCCGACGTCGAAGTGGTCGGTGTCATGGACACCGACGAGAAGACACTGGCCGAGGTGCGCGAGCGCTTCGGCGTGAAGACCTATTCCGACCTCGACGAGCTTCTCGCCCAGCCGCTGGACGCGGTGAGCGTGTGCGTGCCCACCGTGTACCATCTCCCCGTGGGCCTCAAGGTCATGGAGAAGGACATCCCGCTGCTCATCGAGAAGCCGCTGGCCGCCTCCGCCGCCGAGGGTCGCCAGCTCATCGAGAAGGCGCAGGAAAAAGGCCTGCCGCTCATGGTCGGCCACATCGAGCGCTTCAATCAGGCCGTGCGCCGCGTGAAGGAACTGGTGGAGGGCGAGGACGTCATCTCCATCAACATCGAGCGCGTCGGTCCCTATCCGCCCCGCATTCAGGACGTGGGCGTCATCAAGGACCTCGGCTCCCACGACATCGACCTCATCCGCTTCATCACCGGCTCCGAGTACGAGAAGGTCTTCGCCGTCACGTCCTCGACCATGGGCAAGCATGAGGACTCCGCGCTCATCACCGCCCAGATGACCAATGGCGTGCTCGCCCAGATCAACACCAACTGGGTCACGCCCTACAAGTCGCGCTGCATCAGCGTGGCCACCAAGACCAAGTACATCCGCGCCAATCTGGTCACCCAGGAGGTCAAGGAGTACAGCAAATTCGAGGGCTACGACGCCCACTACATGGTCCGCGAGTGGCCGGTCATGTTCCGCGAGCCGGTACCGCTGGAACTGCGCGCCTTCCTCGACGCGCTGCGCGAGGGCCACGAACTGCCCATCACCGGCCGCGACGGCCTGTACGTGCTCGAAACCATCGAGCGCGTTCTCGACGCGCCCGCCGCGAAGTAG
- the murA gene encoding UDP-N-acetylglucosamine 1-carboxyvinyltransferase has protein sequence MEKLIIEGGRPLEGRIRVSGSKNAALPILMASLAVDGPVTYTNVPNLRDINTTLRLLELLGCATTFENGVVTVTPGTLVPEAPYELVKTMRASVLCLGPLLARLCEARVSLPGGCAIGSRPVDLHIKALEKMGATFDLDAGYIYGKCDGLHGAHIQFDFPTVGGTENLLMAAALAEGETVLINAAREPEVVDLANFLIACGAKISGHGTSIITIEGVKRLSGCEYRIMPDRIEAGTYLCAAAITDGEIFLEDCPVFELEAVIAKLREMGVYIEEREGGVLARRNGGGIHGVDVVTLPFPGFPTDMQAQLMALMCLAKGSGMIKETIFENRFMHVQELKRMGASITLDGRSAMVRGVAGLIGAPVMASDLRASASLVLAGLAAEGTTEVQRIYHLDRGYENIEQKLEAVGARIRREQE, from the coding sequence ATGGAAAAACTCATCATCGAGGGCGGTCGTCCCCTGGAAGGGCGGATTCGGGTCAGCGGTTCCAAGAATGCGGCGCTGCCGATCCTCATGGCCAGTCTGGCCGTTGACGGCCCCGTGACCTATACCAATGTTCCCAATCTGCGGGATATCAATACCACCCTGCGGCTTCTCGAACTTCTCGGTTGTGCGACGACCTTCGAAAATGGCGTGGTGACGGTCACCCCCGGCACGCTCGTGCCCGAGGCTCCGTACGAGCTGGTCAAGACCATGCGCGCCTCCGTGCTCTGCCTCGGTCCGCTTCTGGCCCGGCTGTGCGAGGCGCGGGTGTCCCTGCCCGGCGGCTGCGCCATCGGCTCGCGCCCCGTGGACCTGCACATCAAGGCGCTGGAGAAGATGGGCGCGACCTTCGACCTCGACGCCGGATACATCTATGGAAAGTGCGACGGCCTGCACGGCGCGCATATCCAGTTCGACTTCCCCACCGTGGGCGGCACCGAGAACCTGCTCATGGCCGCTGCGCTGGCCGAGGGCGAGACCGTGCTCATCAACGCCGCGCGCGAGCCGGAAGTGGTCGATCTGGCCAACTTCCTTATCGCCTGCGGTGCGAAGATCTCCGGCCACGGCACCAGCATCATCACCATCGAGGGCGTGAAGCGTCTGTCGGGCTGCGAGTACCGCATCATGCCCGACCGCATCGAGGCCGGAACCTACCTCTGCGCCGCCGCCATCACCGACGGCGAGATATTCCTTGAGGACTGCCCCGTGTTCGAGCTGGAGGCCGTCATCGCCAAGCTGCGCGAGATGGGCGTGTACATCGAGGAGCGCGAGGGCGGCGTGCTGGCCCGGCGCAACGGCGGCGGCATCCATGGCGTGGACGTGGTGACCCTGCCGTTCCCCGGCTTCCCCACGGACATGCAGGCCCAGCTGATGGCCCTCATGTGCCTCGCCAAGGGATCTGGCATGATCAAGGAAACCATCTTCGAGAACCGATTCATGCACGTGCAGGAACTCAAGCGCATGGGCGCGAGCATCACTCTGGACGGACGTTCGGCCATGGTGCGCGGCGTGGCCGGGCTGATCGGCGCTCCGGTCATGGCGTCGGACCTGCGTGCTAGCGCCTCGCTGGTGCTGGCCGGTCTGGCCGCCGAGGGCACCACCGAGGTCCAGCGCATCTATCACCTCGACCGTGGCTACGAGAACATCGAGCAGAAGCTCGAAGCCGTGGGCGCACGCATCCGTCGCGAACAGGAATAG